The following proteins are co-located in the Brevibacillus laterosporus DSM 25 genome:
- the pruA gene encoding L-glutamate gamma-semialdehyde dehydrogenase has product MQVEFKNEPFVNFNLPENKQAFQAALDKVESELGREYDLIIGGERIKTEKKSRSMNPSQKDECIGIVSQADQALAEKAIQVAASTFETWKRVAPTARSRYLYKAAAILRRRKHEFSAWLVKESGKSWPEADADTAEAIDFMEYYARQMDQLSQRHALPRIPGEDNELYYIPLGVGIVIPPWNFPLAIMVGMTTAALVTGNTVVLKPASTTPVIAAKFMEILDEAGVPAGVVNFVPGSGSEIGDYLVEHTLTRFISFTGSRDVGLRINELAAKHRPGQKWMKRLVAEMGGKDSIIVDSDADLELAAQAITASAFGFSGQKCSACSRAIIHVDVYDEVLARVVERTKALTVGNVSNPEFYTGPVVDEKAYNKILEYIEIGKQEGRLLAGGVKGPEEGYFIMPTVFADVAPDARIMQEEIFGPFVAFCKANDFDHALEIANNTEYGLTGAVISRNRAHLERAREEFHVGNLYFNRKCTGALVGVHPFGGFNMSGTDSKAGGPDYLLLFTQAKLVSELL; this is encoded by the coding sequence GTGCAAGTAGAATTCAAAAATGAACCGTTCGTTAATTTTAATCTGCCTGAAAATAAGCAAGCTTTCCAAGCCGCTTTGGATAAAGTTGAAAGCGAACTTGGACGTGAATATGATTTAATCATTGGGGGAGAACGTATCAAGACGGAAAAGAAAAGCCGTTCCATGAACCCTTCCCAAAAAGATGAATGCATTGGGATTGTCTCTCAAGCTGATCAAGCATTAGCAGAGAAAGCAATTCAAGTAGCCGCAAGTACCTTTGAAACCTGGAAGCGTGTTGCTCCTACTGCTCGTTCTCGCTATTTATACAAGGCAGCAGCTATCCTGCGCCGTCGAAAACATGAATTTTCAGCTTGGTTGGTAAAAGAATCAGGTAAAAGTTGGCCTGAGGCTGATGCTGATACAGCAGAAGCAATCGATTTTATGGAGTACTATGCAAGACAAATGGATCAATTAAGCCAACGACATGCCCTACCGCGTATTCCTGGTGAAGATAATGAGTTGTACTATATTCCATTGGGTGTAGGTATCGTTATTCCTCCGTGGAACTTTCCGCTTGCTATTATGGTAGGCATGACCACAGCCGCACTGGTAACAGGTAATACCGTTGTTCTGAAGCCAGCTTCTACTACTCCAGTCATTGCAGCTAAGTTTATGGAGATTCTTGATGAAGCAGGCGTTCCTGCTGGTGTTGTTAACTTTGTACCAGGTAGCGGAAGTGAAATCGGTGATTATTTAGTAGAACATACATTGACTCGTTTCATTTCATTTACGGGTTCTCGTGATGTAGGTCTGCGTATTAACGAATTGGCGGCGAAACATCGTCCAGGTCAAAAATGGATGAAGCGTTTAGTGGCTGAAATGGGTGGTAAGGATTCTATTATTGTTGATAGCGATGCTGATTTGGAATTAGCTGCACAAGCTATCACAGCATCTGCGTTTGGCTTCTCTGGTCAAAAATGTTCCGCTTGCTCCCGCGCAATCATTCATGTTGATGTATACGATGAAGTACTAGCACGTGTCGTTGAGCGTACAAAAGCATTAACAGTAGGAAATGTAAGCAACCCCGAGTTCTATACAGGTCCAGTGGTGGATGAAAAAGCATATAATAAAATTTTGGAATATATCGAGATCGGAAAACAAGAGGGTAGATTACTGGCTGGTGGAGTAAAAGGCCCAGAAGAAGGCTACTTTATTATGCCAACTGTATTTGCTGACGTAGCTCCAGATGCTCGGATTATGCAGGAGGAAATATTCGGTCCGTTTGTGGCTTTCTGCAAAGCTAATGATTTTGATCATGCTTTGGAAATTGCTAACAATACAGAATATGGATTAACTGGTGCCGTTATCAGCCGCAATCGTGCTCATTTAGAACGCGCACGTGAAGAGTTCCATGTAGGTAATCTGTATTTCAACCGTAAATGTACAGGTGCACTAGTGGGTGTACATCCATTCGGTGGCTTCAACATGTCAGGAACAGACTCCAAAGCAGGCGGTCCTGATTACCTCTTGTTATTTACACAAGCAAAATTAGTGTCTGAATTACTGTAA
- a CDS encoding helix-turn-helix domain-containing protein: MSNQIGKGIREYRKKLGLTQGELAEGICNRSYISQIEKGDVVPSPEILEELAKKLQTDLSTIFAPTVKPAFTKIEIENNFRHLVNSIDTQDWEIAHKWFNKLEGAQMSLEQTCMYLWSKAVLSENRNHFDIAESLFQESIKIARELDKYEWQVRILTSLGFHYCKAKNADKALPYLNEAMQLTNRYQINGLLHITLLHAAGYMHVSMGEIHSAIEHLKQAEQICKSLRAIYRMESIYLLLGVCQQILKQYEVAQRYYEKSLDILKISPSLALEANIYNNLAVIYTEQKHYQLAHEYITRAMSLHSPQDHAKQIESKIEHANILKGLQRYEEASQLCLEIFEHSINEHAYAEAKLVYASILCEMGKGSEALSHLEEALHYFNEYKSQRYLLKGLALLAKINLKFGKIDSFYYLYEQYIS, encoded by the coding sequence GTGAGCAATCAAATCGGAAAAGGAATTCGAGAATATCGTAAAAAGCTAGGCCTAACCCAGGGTGAGCTAGCTGAAGGTATTTGTAACCGTAGTTATATTAGCCAAATAGAAAAAGGAGATGTGGTTCCTTCTCCTGAAATCCTAGAAGAACTAGCTAAGAAATTACAGACCGATCTCTCCACTATTTTTGCTCCAACTGTCAAGCCAGCCTTTACTAAAATTGAAATCGAAAATAATTTTCGCCATCTGGTAAATAGTATTGATACACAGGATTGGGAGATTGCCCACAAGTGGTTCAATAAATTAGAAGGCGCCCAAATGAGTCTTGAGCAAACATGTATGTATCTCTGGTCGAAAGCTGTTTTATCAGAAAATAGGAATCATTTTGATATTGCTGAATCCCTTTTTCAAGAAAGCATCAAAATAGCCCGTGAGCTTGATAAATATGAATGGCAAGTACGTATACTTACTTCACTTGGCTTTCATTATTGCAAAGCAAAGAATGCCGACAAAGCCCTTCCGTATTTAAACGAAGCAATGCAATTAACCAATCGTTACCAAATTAATGGCCTATTACATATTACCTTATTACATGCTGCTGGCTATATGCACGTCTCCATGGGTGAAATCCATTCGGCGATCGAACATCTCAAGCAAGCAGAACAGATATGCAAAAGCCTACGTGCAATCTATCGTATGGAATCTATTTATTTGTTATTAGGAGTTTGCCAACAAATTTTAAAACAATACGAAGTAGCCCAGCGCTATTACGAAAAATCGTTAGATATTCTTAAAATCTCTCCGTCTCTCGCTTTAGAGGCTAATATTTACAACAATTTAGCCGTCATTTATACCGAGCAAAAGCATTATCAGTTAGCACATGAATATATCACACGCGCTATGTCGCTTCACTCTCCTCAAGACCATGCGAAACAGATTGAGTCTAAGATTGAACATGCTAATATTCTAAAAGGTTTACAACGCTATGAAGAGGCTAGCCAGCTGTGCTTAGAAATCTTTGAGCATTCCATAAATGAGCATGCATACGCAGAGGCTAAGCTAGTCTATGCTTCTATCTTATGTGAAATGGGGAAAGGCTCTGAGGCACTATCACATTTAGAAGAAGCTTTGCATTACTTTAATGAATACAAATCCCAGCGCTATTTACTAAAAGGACTCGCCTTGTTAGCTAAAATAAACTTAAAGTTTGGCAAGATAGACTCCTTTTACTATCTGTACGAACAGTATATATCATAA
- a CDS encoding methyl-accepting chemotaxis protein, with product MINRLINGTIDLVRNTLTNKEGFMIFILWDHLWLSIIYSWFTGISIWNLTSVGLIVTLLVSPWYFIKKDSIWLRYLVAVGFVFYSLSFDHFTPYPEMAILPIVVLALMSAYLDYKVVLFTGFLYIISMLIGYQTDWYTLFKSEHDLINLGLRLVGVVFTTIVSIYLCLSGRASLQRVEEARQEAEVKEAQLTELLSRVSNMIENLDATSNEVNENADITKQNTDEMLGAFKEVATGMEQQAHSTVKVEEDIQSIDHEIQKVNEQANEMKEEALRNNRRLSEGIDMMSDLTAQMQHIVSTVDLASNTIHKLNQQAGQVEAIVETINQIATQTNLLALNAAIESARAGEHGRGFGVVADEVRKLAEQSAGATQQIARILEALHQETQNAVVHMKEGETSVSKGQELANKTVESMEKVRTGMAGFMGSVELVQVSMVQVKQRSSEVTDEVSSITSITEESVASLEQLFASAETQRDKINSITEEIHQLNELSHSLRQSLH from the coding sequence ATGATCAATAGGTTGATCAATGGAACAATTGATTTGGTACGAAATACGTTGACAAACAAAGAAGGATTTATGATCTTCATTTTATGGGACCATCTTTGGCTGTCAATCATTTACTCATGGTTTACAGGTATATCCATCTGGAACCTTACGTCAGTAGGACTCATTGTGACACTGCTTGTTTCACCATGGTATTTTATCAAGAAGGATAGCATTTGGTTGCGTTATCTGGTTGCTGTAGGATTTGTCTTTTATTCACTATCCTTTGATCATTTTACACCGTATCCAGAAATGGCTATCTTACCAATCGTAGTGTTGGCATTGATGTCTGCTTATTTAGATTATAAAGTAGTGTTATTTACAGGCTTCTTGTATATAATCTCTATGCTAATCGGTTATCAGACGGATTGGTATACCTTATTTAAAAGTGAGCATGATCTTATTAACCTGGGTCTGCGTCTTGTTGGTGTGGTATTTACTACAATCGTTTCCATCTACCTTTGCTTGTCGGGACGTGCATCCTTACAGCGTGTAGAAGAGGCTCGTCAGGAAGCAGAGGTGAAAGAGGCTCAACTAACTGAGCTATTGTCCCGTGTTTCGAACATGATTGAGAATCTGGATGCGACCTCTAATGAAGTGAATGAAAATGCTGACATCACCAAACAAAATACGGATGAAATGCTGGGTGCCTTTAAAGAAGTGGCAACAGGTATGGAACAGCAAGCCCATTCTACTGTGAAAGTGGAAGAGGATATCCAATCCATTGATCATGAAATACAGAAAGTAAATGAACAAGCAAATGAAATGAAAGAGGAAGCATTGCGCAATAACCGCCGTCTTTCTGAAGGAATTGATATGATGTCCGATCTTACGGCTCAAATGCAACATATTGTCAGTACGGTCGACTTGGCGTCAAACACTATTCATAAGTTAAATCAACAAGCTGGTCAGGTAGAAGCAATTGTAGAGACGATTAATCAAATTGCTACGCAAACCAATCTTCTAGCTCTAAATGCAGCCATTGAATCTGCGCGTGCAGGTGAACATGGTCGAGGCTTTGGCGTAGTAGCAGACGAAGTACGTAAGCTAGCAGAACAGAGCGCAGGTGCTACACAACAGATCGCTAGAATTTTGGAAGCGCTACATCAGGAAACCCAAAATGCTGTCGTTCATATGAAAGAGGGAGAAACCTCTGTTTCTAAGGGGCAAGAACTGGCGAACAAGACAGTTGAATCCATGGAAAAGGTACGTACTGGAATGGCGGGCTTTATGGGATCAGTTGAACTGGTACAGGTCAGCATGGTGCAAGTAAAGCAACGGTCCAGTGAAGTAACAGATGAAGTTTCTAGTATTACATCCATCACCGAAGAATCCGTAGCTAGTTTAGAGCAACTGTTCGCCTCAGCGGAGACACAACGTGATAAAATTAACAGTATTACGGAGGAAATTCACCAATTAAACGAGCTTTCACACTCTTTACGTCAGTCTTTGCATTAA
- the asd gene encoding archaetidylserine decarboxylase (Phosphatidylserine decarboxylase is synthesized as a single chain precursor. Generation of the pyruvoyl active site from a Ser is coupled to cleavage of a Gly-Ser bond between the larger (beta) and smaller (alpha chains). It is an integral membrane protein.): MKKRVFQGLINKLPQNVMSRQMGKVANSRFSRFAIQKYINHYQIDVSEIEKPVREYRSLKEFFTRRLKPEARPIDLNAEVVSPVDGKVSQMGEIQQGTLIQAKGKTYTVSQLLGNDEHMACRFNGGSFMTIYLSPRDYHRIHMPVEGKLFKYSYLPGKLYPVNNMGVEHVEQLFARNERLITYVQSKACGNVAVVKVGALFVGSVKVTYNTQTTNVKNGKQVCEAIGGTPLFEKGRELGWFEFGSTVILLFEKGEMNWAEGIKEGSVLKMGQKIASSVTVE, translated from the coding sequence ATGAAGAAACGTGTGTTTCAAGGGCTTATAAACAAACTTCCGCAAAACGTAATGTCTAGACAAATGGGAAAAGTGGCTAACTCCCGTTTCAGCCGTTTTGCCATCCAAAAATATATCAATCATTATCAGATTGACGTGTCGGAAATTGAAAAGCCTGTTCGTGAGTATCGCTCGTTAAAGGAATTTTTTACACGCCGCCTGAAACCAGAAGCGAGACCTATCGATTTGAATGCTGAGGTAGTGAGTCCAGTTGATGGGAAAGTGTCTCAGATGGGGGAAATCCAACAAGGAACACTAATCCAAGCAAAGGGAAAAACGTATACGGTCAGCCAATTGCTTGGCAATGATGAACATATGGCATGCCGCTTCAATGGTGGCTCCTTTATGACCATCTATTTAAGTCCACGTGACTATCATCGCATTCATATGCCAGTTGAAGGCAAGCTGTTTAAATACTCTTACCTTCCAGGCAAGCTTTATCCTGTTAATAATATGGGAGTCGAGCATGTAGAACAGCTCTTTGCACGCAATGAAAGGCTGATCACTTATGTTCAGAGTAAGGCATGTGGAAATGTAGCTGTGGTAAAGGTAGGAGCATTATTTGTAGGTAGCGTAAAAGTAACTTATAATACACAGACCACGAACGTAAAAAATGGAAAACAAGTTTGTGAAGCGATTGGTGGCACACCTCTCTTTGAAAAAGGCAGAGAGCTAGGCTGGTTTGAATTTGGTTCCACTGTTATTTTGCTATTTGAAAAAGGCGAAATGAATTGGGCAGAAGGAATTAAAGAAGGTAGTGTGCTAAAAATGGGCCAAAAAATCGCGAGTAGCGTAACTGTAGAATAG
- a CDS encoding GNAT family N-acetyltransferase encodes MEIIWHDIKDIESPLIPHALALYEQMFTEDLREPNDILLKGLTNKGPIAPDTFHLLVGTNENQQVVAVSTFHYLATWNLGFIVYMMVNPAIQSGGVGSKMMNKIEKILQEDAQKHDAKLTGFVLETEREEDAHDEEEQILTQRRLRFFNRNGLVPVKGIPYKQPPLWENTKEVPLHLLVKWTKDTDGFLQEEWYRFVQDVYKEKYGKINNVKPEILHEMEAELLANLQV; translated from the coding sequence ATGGAGATCATTTGGCATGATATTAAGGACATTGAATCACCGTTAATCCCTCACGCTTTAGCTTTGTATGAACAAATGTTTACCGAAGATCTACGTGAGCCTAATGACATATTGTTAAAAGGCCTGACCAATAAAGGGCCGATAGCTCCAGATACTTTTCATCTGTTAGTCGGAACGAATGAGAATCAACAAGTAGTTGCCGTTAGCACATTTCATTACCTAGCAACATGGAATTTAGGTTTTATTGTATATATGATGGTTAATCCTGCTATACAAAGCGGTGGCGTGGGTAGTAAAATGATGAATAAAATTGAGAAAATTCTGCAAGAAGATGCACAAAAGCATGATGCAAAGCTGACTGGTTTTGTACTGGAGACAGAGCGTGAAGAGGATGCACACGATGAGGAAGAACAGATATTGACTCAGCGCCGATTGCGATTCTTTAACCGAAACGGATTGGTACCTGTGAAAGGTATTCCTTACAAGCAACCACCGTTATGGGAGAATACGAAAGAGGTCCCACTTCATTTACTAGTGAAATGGACAAAGGACACGGACGGATTCTTACAGGAAGAGTGGTATCGTTTTGTCCAAGATGTTTATAAGGAAAAATACGGAAAAATAAATAACGTAAAACCGGAAATTCTGCATGAAATGGAAGCCGAATTGCTCGCTAACCTCCAAGTTTAG
- a CDS encoding RNA polymerase sigma factor, with product MGVPMHAKTQTTEYYEDREFHELYDEFFDRVNRYLRCRVHNTWDADDLTTVVFIKALEKFQQYSRTSPFAGWIFSIAHHTFIDFCRKKKELPMDHTEFFESSIDNTWNPEEHALSNEETLLLRETLEKLTRDQRDVLSLRYFGDLRIAQVADILGKTEASVKTISHRGLKELRKLYTGKKLK from the coding sequence ATGGGTGTACCGATGCACGCTAAAACTCAGACAACTGAATACTATGAGGATCGCGAATTCCATGAATTGTATGATGAGTTTTTTGACCGAGTAAATCGTTATTTGCGTTGCCGCGTACATAATACCTGGGATGCCGACGATTTGACGACTGTTGTATTTATTAAGGCTTTGGAAAAATTCCAACAATATAGCCGTACAAGTCCGTTCGCCGGATGGATTTTTAGCATAGCCCATCATACATTTATTGATTTTTGTCGAAAAAAGAAAGAATTACCAATGGATCATACGGAGTTCTTTGAGAGCAGTATTGATAATACATGGAATCCGGAAGAACATGCTCTCTCAAATGAGGAGACGCTCCTTCTTCGTGAAACATTAGAAAAGCTGACACGCGACCAGCGTGATGTTTTGTCCTTGCGTTATTTCGGCGATCTTCGGATTGCACAAGTGGCTGACATCCTAGGAAAAACAGAAGCAAGCGTTAAAACGATTTCCCACCGTGGATTAAAAGAGTTACGTAAATTATATACAGGGAAAAAGCTGAAATAG
- a CDS encoding DegV family protein, which translates to MKKVEGLSLSEIAIITDSTSYIPKELQEELQITIVPLQVVYGNKAYREEVELTEADFYSKLKTSNQLPTTSQPPVGEFLEAYMKLSKTHKRAIAIHMSSGISGTYQGSVTATTMVDDFPIDVIDSEITTYAMGAVVVEAARMAQAGKSREEILERIEYIRTQMKTYFLVEDLDFLYRGGRLSAAQLMLGNMLKIKPILTFENKKIVPYQKVRTRVKAKAGIMDLFEADAKAGKPMQVSIIQAQVQEEAEEWKAYIESTYPHVTVTISHFGPVIATHVGPGAMGLTWYNK; encoded by the coding sequence ATGAAGAAAGTGGAGGGACTATCTTTGTCAGAAATTGCAATCATAACAGATAGCACCAGTTATATTCCAAAAGAGCTTCAAGAAGAATTACAGATTACAATAGTGCCTCTGCAAGTGGTTTATGGAAACAAAGCGTATCGCGAAGAAGTAGAATTAACGGAAGCTGATTTTTACTCAAAGCTAAAAACGAGTAATCAGTTGCCAACGACGTCTCAGCCTCCGGTAGGCGAATTTTTAGAAGCTTATATGAAATTATCCAAAACTCATAAACGAGCAATTGCTATCCATATGTCAAGTGGTATTAGTGGAACCTATCAGGGATCGGTAACAGCGACCACTATGGTTGATGATTTTCCAATTGATGTAATTGACTCTGAAATTACTACATATGCAATGGGTGCTGTTGTCGTGGAAGCAGCTAGAATGGCACAAGCTGGTAAATCACGAGAAGAGATTCTGGAACGTATCGAATATATACGTACGCAAATGAAAACGTACTTTTTAGTTGAGGATTTAGATTTCTTGTACCGCGGAGGTCGCTTGTCAGCGGCTCAATTGATGTTGGGTAACATGCTTAAAATCAAGCCAATCCTAACGTTTGAGAATAAAAAGATTGTTCCATATCAAAAGGTAAGAACGCGTGTCAAAGCTAAGGCTGGGATCATGGATTTATTTGAGGCAGATGCCAAAGCAGGCAAACCTATGCAGGTTTCTATTATTCAAGCGCAGGTTCAAGAAGAAGCAGAGGAATGGAAGGCTTACATTGAATCAACCTATCCACATGTAACTGTTACAATAAGTCATTTTGGACCAGTTATTGCTACTCATGTGGGCCCAGGGGCCATGGGATTAACTTGGTATAATAAATAA
- the gatC gene encoding Asp-tRNA(Asn)/Glu-tRNA(Gln) amidotransferase subunit GatC: MSRISRQEVEHVAKLARLRLTEEEAERYTRELDAILDFAAQLNELDTTNVKPTSHAFDVRNVMRPDVNRPSVSNAEALRNAPDQEDGQFKVPAVFE; this comes from the coding sequence ATGAGTAGGATTTCCCGACAAGAAGTAGAACACGTGGCTAAATTGGCACGACTACGTTTAACGGAGGAGGAAGCGGAGCGCTACACACGTGAATTGGATGCGATTTTAGATTTTGCTGCCCAATTAAACGAATTGGATACGACCAATGTGAAGCCAACTAGTCATGCGTTTGACGTACGTAACGTTATGCGCCCTGACGTAAACCGTCCTTCCGTATCTAATGCAGAAGCACTGCGCAATGCACCAGATCAAGAAGATGGACAGTTCAAGGTACCGGCTGTTTTTGAATAG
- the gatA gene encoding Asp-tRNA(Asn)/Glu-tRNA(Gln) amidotransferase subunit GatA, which produces MSLFDKRLADIHSELKKKELSVTDLANESLARIREVDKDVQATLLVDEEAALSQARAMDEKLAKGTEDLGLLFGLPAGVKDNIVTKGLQTTCASKLLSNYDPIYDGTVSQKLKEADALVFAKLNMDEFAMGGSNENSGFYPTRNPWNLEYVPGGSSGGSAAAMAARQFFFTLGSDTGGSIRQPAAFCGVVGLKPTYGRVSRYGLVSYASSLDQIGPLTKNVEDSAFVLQAIAGHDTYDSTSADFEVPDYLSALTGDVKGLRIAVPKELLGEGIDPQVRDAVLAALKQLESMGAAWSEVSMPHTKYAVPAYYLLASSEASSNLARFDGVRYGVRADNAENLLDLYMESRSQGFGAEVKRRIMLGTYALSSGYYDAFYKKAQQVRTLIIQDFEEIFANFDIVLHPTTPCPAFKLGEKMNDPVQMFLEDICTVTVNLAGLPAISVPCGFSDSGLPIGLQMIGKAFDESTILRAAHAYEQSTNLFPNKPQLGREEV; this is translated from the coding sequence GTGTCCCTATTTGATAAACGCTTAGCAGATATACATAGCGAGCTAAAAAAGAAAGAGCTATCTGTCACAGATCTAGCTAATGAATCGCTTGCACGCATCCGTGAAGTGGACAAGGATGTACAAGCGACTTTGCTCGTTGACGAGGAAGCTGCTCTTAGCCAAGCAAGAGCGATGGATGAAAAGCTAGCTAAAGGTACAGAGGATCTCGGCCTCTTGTTCGGCCTACCGGCTGGTGTTAAGGATAATATCGTAACAAAAGGCTTACAAACAACATGCGCAAGCAAGCTTTTGTCTAACTATGATCCTATTTATGATGGTACAGTCAGCCAAAAGCTGAAGGAAGCTGACGCACTCGTGTTTGCTAAATTAAACATGGACGAATTCGCGATGGGTGGTTCCAATGAAAACTCTGGTTTCTACCCAACTCGCAATCCGTGGAATTTAGAATATGTACCAGGTGGTTCTAGTGGTGGGTCTGCTGCTGCGATGGCTGCTCGCCAATTCTTCTTTACACTTGGATCAGATACAGGTGGTTCTATTCGTCAACCGGCTGCTTTCTGCGGTGTGGTTGGTTTGAAGCCAACTTATGGACGTGTATCCCGTTATGGCTTGGTATCTTATGCATCGTCACTAGATCAGATCGGACCGTTGACGAAAAACGTAGAGGATTCCGCTTTTGTTTTACAAGCTATTGCAGGACATGATACGTATGACTCTACTTCTGCTGATTTTGAAGTCCCTGATTATCTATCTGCTCTGACAGGTGATGTGAAGGGCTTACGAATTGCGGTACCAAAAGAGTTACTGGGAGAAGGAATTGATCCACAGGTTCGCGATGCGGTATTAGCGGCTTTGAAGCAATTGGAAAGCATGGGGGCTGCTTGGAGTGAGGTATCAATGCCGCACACAAAATATGCCGTACCAGCCTATTACCTATTAGCTTCATCAGAGGCTTCTTCTAACTTAGCGCGTTTTGATGGTGTTCGTTATGGTGTACGCGCTGATAACGCAGAAAACCTGTTGGATTTATACATGGAATCTCGTAGCCAAGGTTTTGGTGCAGAAGTCAAACGTCGCATTATGCTAGGAACATATGCCTTGTCTTCTGGTTACTATGATGCTTTTTATAAAAAGGCACAACAAGTGCGTACTTTGATTATCCAAGACTTTGAAGAAATCTTTGCGAACTTTGACATTGTGTTACATCCGACTACTCCTTGCCCAGCTTTTAAACTTGGTGAGAAAATGAATGATCCGGTGCAAATGTTCTTAGAGGATATTTGTACGGTAACGGTTAACTTAGCTGGTCTTCCGGCTATTTCAGTTCCATGCGGGTTCTCTGATAGCGGGTTGCCAATTGGCTTGCAAATGATTGGGAAAGCTTTCGACGAATCCACGATTCTACGTGCGGCACATGCGTACGAGCAATCAACTAATCTGTTCCCGAACAAGCCACAATTGGGAAGGGAGGAAGTGTAA
- the gatB gene encoding Asp-tRNA(Asn)/Glu-tRNA(Gln) amidotransferase subunit GatB, translating into MSQKFETVIGLEVHAELSTNSKIFCGCKTEFGAPPNTHTCPICLGHPGVLPVLNQQALEFAVKASLAINCEISRDTKFDRKNYFYPDLPKAYQISQFDQPVGKNGWIDIEVDGKTKRIRINRLHLEEDAGKLTHCEYGSGTMMDYNRVGVPLVEIVTEPDISSPEEAKAYLEKLKAIIQYTEVSDVKMEQGSLRCDANVSIRPVGETKLGTKTELKNMNSFRNVQAALEYEVKRQEEVIQNGGEIKQVTLRWDDANKKTIVMRSKEEAHDYRYFPDPDLVNVTITDEWIERIKASIPELPDARQARYIEQYGLSTSDAEVITMTRESADFFDAAVATGADPKTVANFLMVDLFGYLNANNLDFSDVKMTPEGLGEMVKLIEKGTISIKIAKTVFTEMVETGKNPATIVEEKGLVQISDEGELKRIVDEIIAANQQSVEDYKAGKKQAIGFLVGQVMKQTKGKANPGLVNKLLVESLEAL; encoded by the coding sequence ATGAGCCAAAAATTCGAAACGGTCATTGGTTTAGAGGTTCACGCTGAACTATCGACCAATAGTAAAATTTTCTGCGGTTGCAAAACCGAATTCGGTGCTCCGCCTAATACACACACATGCCCTATTTGTTTAGGACATCCGGGTGTATTGCCAGTACTGAATCAACAAGCATTAGAATTCGCGGTGAAGGCTTCCTTAGCGATTAACTGTGAAATTTCGCGTGATACAAAATTTGATCGTAAAAATTATTTTTACCCTGATCTTCCTAAAGCATATCAAATCTCACAGTTTGACCAACCAGTGGGTAAGAACGGTTGGATTGATATTGAAGTAGATGGCAAAACCAAGCGTATCCGTATCAATCGTCTCCATTTAGAAGAAGATGCTGGTAAATTGACGCACTGCGAATACGGAAGCGGTACAATGATGGACTACAACCGTGTAGGTGTGCCGTTAGTAGAGATTGTTACAGAGCCAGACATTAGCTCACCAGAAGAAGCCAAAGCTTATTTGGAGAAGTTAAAAGCAATCATTCAATATACGGAAGTATCTGATGTGAAAATGGAGCAAGGCTCCCTTCGCTGTGATGCTAACGTATCAATCCGTCCTGTAGGAGAGACCAAATTAGGTACAAAAACGGAATTGAAGAACATGAACTCCTTCCGCAATGTACAGGCTGCTTTGGAATATGAAGTGAAACGTCAGGAAGAAGTAATCCAAAACGGCGGAGAAATTAAACAGGTAACGCTACGCTGGGATGATGCTAATAAAAAAACCATCGTAATGCGTTCTAAAGAAGAAGCGCATGATTATCGTTATTTCCCAGACCCTGATCTGGTTAACGTTACGATTACTGACGAATGGATTGAGCGTATTAAGGCCTCTATCCCTGAATTGCCAGATGCTCGTCAGGCACGCTATATTGAGCAATATGGATTGTCTACATCTGATGCGGAAGTTATAACTATGACACGTGAATCAGCAGATTTCTTTGACGCCGCAGTAGCAACAGGTGCCGATCCAAAGACGGTTGCTAACTTTTTAATGGTGGATCTGTTTGGATACCTAAATGCAAACAATCTGGACTTCTCAGACGTGAAAATGACGCCTGAAGGTTTGGGAGAAATGGTGAAGCTGATCGAAAAGGGAACCATTTCAATTAAAATTGCCAAGACAGTCTTTACAGAAATGGTGGAGACAGGCAAGAACCCGGCAACCATTGTTGAAGAAAAAGGATTGGTGCAAATTAGCGATGAAGGCGAATTGAAACGCATCGTCGATGAAATCATTGCGGCTAATCAACAATCGGTAGAAGATTACAAAGCAGGTAAAAAACAGGCAATTGGTTTCTTAGTGGGCCAAGTTATGAAGCAGACGAAAGGAAAAGCAAATCCAGGTCTGGTCAATAAATTGTTGGTAGAATCACTAGAAGCATTGTAA